The DNA sequence ttatttcagtttttaatttttaatttttttacataacaattcttcttttctttttatttttaatttttaattgtaaagctagtttcttatatattcttaTGAAGAAACGGACCTTGATAACATATGGAGCGACTGTGTAGAGAATAAAGCCAGAAAGAGTATAGACAACAAAAGCTAATACCTGAAGacaaaatcaaataataaagaatagTCGAAGTCAAGGAAAGTGTTCTgagaaatgaaaaatattttcactggtTTTAGGCACAATCTTAAGAAATCATTGTGCTTCTTATGTATGTTTGCTCAACAAATAatgcagagatttcattgtcaacgtttctgggaaaaaagctaatgttggtgctgatgttcaaaccgaggtttgttttcggtttctttttggttttctcccatatttgaaattttacaccttctgtatgtatttttttaatatgttttttatctagttgtttcctgtccatttttatatcatcaatgggtaacaatgagatttatcatggatgttgttgttcaaagagtttttcctgtattttagtttgtatacagttgttttgtagttttattatagttttgctacttgcatatgttatttcactataaaattaatatgcaactatttgcacaaaacttactatgtataactactatttcttagtccccatcaaattaaattcttgcataatatataaactatcataaaacgataatgcaactataaggcaactatttgcacttgcatacagttgttttgtagttttattatagttttgctacttgcatattttatttcactataaaattaatatgcaactatttgcacaaaacttactatgtataactactatttcttagtccccatcaaattaaattcttgcataatatataaactatcataaaacgataatgcaactataaggcaaccaaaacaaaaaaaaaaacagacttATACATAAttggttgtaccttaattcgattttactcttcttattttatttttcaaaaaatatatttatattgaaaaccagtaatcaatcaaaatgtaactgtatataacgtagatgtattattcatgaggtttttttaaaaatttttacatcatacattgttttgaatttggtgggaggtccagatctgtttgttacagatctacatttcatgaatctggatttcgatattaggaggagttgttttgatcgaataaaacagaaaacaaatgtgtaatttcagtttcttcacagtttttctgattttttttttcgtcattttcagtttagatcattgcaggtattcttttccaattgattttgccagaattaatagttgtatttttctcgttttggtttcattttggttgttttgcggttttgaaacgagcgcgtattttcatcttcatggttcgctctgtacagctgaaggcttagtgcatgtggtacttttgtaaatatttgtatgtggactgtataaatgtttaatgggccggcccaaagtatttttgtaattttttttccttttttgtatttttttgtttttttccctattttttatagattaaatgaataaatatttaattttattaataaatctttaatttttaaaatagagtagtaacatttaattataaaaaaaatagttaaaaaaacaaatttgaaatttgaaatagaaataaaaaataattttacaaattaattaattaaaatatttgtatagATCAAATGAGtaaatcattaatttttaaaatagagcAATAACATTTACATTTtagaaaaattgtaaaaaaaaatagttaaaaaaagtaaatttaaaatttgaaataaaaataaaaataagtttacaaattaataattgaatattttaattaattaattaaaatattttttatagattaaatgaataaatctttaattttattaacagAGTAGTAACAtttatattttagaaaaaataataattataaaaaaattagttaaaactcttcataatacatttaattttaattttttttaaaataagacAATAAAATTAACCATCTCGATATTTTCACATAGATCGCGATCGATAAGAGTTGGATATTATTACGAGATCGCACTAATCCTACTTACTGGAGAGGTATCTTAACCTTTTTATTAATGGCTGAACAACGGTAAAATCAAATGTCCTTGTGTGAAATGCGTCAATCTCAAACGATACAGTCTAGTGGATGTGCGTGGATACACATATTGCGTTAGAATTTTCAAACTAGTTACGAGCAATAGATTTTCCACGAAGAAGAGGAAGTTAACATAGCTGATGCGGTAGTCGATGAGAATGATGTAGATGAGATGCGTGACGTCATCGATGATGTCTTTACTCCAACATATGATGAAAATATGGTTGGCGTTGATGGAAACCGTATGGGCGAGTATTATGACAAGTTGTTTAAGGATATTGAAGCAGAGTTGTATCCATGTTGCAATTGGATATCTTCTCTCAACTTCTTAGCTAAGTTGATGCATTTGAAAATTGCTGGTGGAATATCGAACAACATATTTGATCAACTACTTAGTTTGTTGAAATTTGCATTTCCAAAAGGGAATACGATTCTTGAAACCCACTACGAAGCTAAAAAGCTCAATAAATCAGTCCATTCATGTGTGTTATCATGATTGTTGTTTATTTTACAAAGAACATGCTTTGAAAAATTTATGTCCGGTGTGTGGAACTAGCAGATGGACTAATCCTAATACTCAAGGACAAAAGGTCCCGCGTAAGGTGATACATTATTTTCCATTGACTCCTCTTTTAAAAAAGAATGTACAGCTTAAGGCATACAACCAAAAAGATGATATGGCATCATATTGGGAGATCGAAAGAAGTTGGGGTTATGTGTCACCCTGTGGATAGGTCTGCATGGAAAGAGTTTGACGCTAGATATCTTAATTTTGTGAGAGACCCTAGAAATGTACATTTGGGATTGGTTGCCGATGGGTTCAATCCTTTTGGAAATTAGAGTCAATCGTACAAGATGTAGCCTGTTGTGCTGGCAAACTACAATCTCCcccatgactttgtatgaaagATAATAATTTCATGTTGAGTATTTTTATTCTTGGCTCAAGATCACCAGGTAAGGACATCGATGTATTTCTTAAGCCATTGGTAGACGAGTTGAAAGAGTTGTGGAATAATGGCATTTAAACAAGAGATGGCAATACGAATACTATGTTCACCATGAGAGTTGTCCTTCTGTGGACAGTAAACAATTTCCCTGCTCACAATAGTTTGTCTGAATGGAGTGGTCAGGGGTATGAAGCTTGTCCTACGTGCAATGAAGATACATCTTCCATCCGTGCTATTGGGAAGACATATTAGGTTGATCATAGACGATTTTTCCCCATAATCATGAGATGAGGCAGGACTTGGACTTTATGGTAAAGTTGAAGAAATACGTGCCCAAGAAAGTTTACGTGCAAGCAAATTTTAGAAACAAGTAAACGCTCTACCACCTCAAATCCCaagaaaacataaaagttttggAGAATTGAAATGAAAAAGAAGTGTGAGTGAAAGTAATTGGAAaagaaaaagtattttttaCGAACTTGAGTACTAAAGTACACTCAAATTAAAATACAGCCTAGACTTCATGCATATTGAGAAGAATATATGTGATAGTTTTCTTGACACCATCTTGGATAATAAAAAGTCTGAAGATACTGTTAATACTAGACATGACCTTAAGAAGATGGGAATTAGAGAGTGGTTGTGAATTTATGAAGATAAGAACAAAAGATTAATGAAACCGCATGCTCCTTACGTATAAGATACTCAAGAAAAGAAACAGTTTTGTCAATTTATAAAAGAAGCAAATAAGTCTTAAAATTTACCTATTTTACCTATTCTAAATAATTTtacctattttaaaatttatgaagtttttttaaaaaaaaaatgaatttatgAAGTATTAATTGTTAAAGCACATAAGTTTCAAAATACAGACCCTCTCAACACTATCATATCCATGTCAATATCATGATCAACCTGTAGGACCCAAGAAACAAAAGAGAggttacatgatttatttttttggtttcaAGTTAAAATGATCGACGTGTATACAAAACTTCAGTGGACTTACATTTCAATAGAATAAGCAATGAGAGTAAATCCAaatgtgaaaaataaattaaacataaCTAACAATGGAGATTCATCTTACATGCACACATTCGAACCAAAGTTGGTGACAATTTTAATAGTATCAACGAAAAGTAACGAAAACGGTTACAGTACTTGCCGAAGCACATAAGTCTCCTGTCCATGGAAAGTTCTGAGTCTTCCTCAGATTTTATCACCTGACATTAAAAATAGTAGCTCTTCACCTCAACCTTTGTTAGGATACATAAGTAAAGTTTAGCTTGAATTTGGTGAACTTAACTGCAGCTTCTCTGCAAGTTGAATTTTCAGAGACTTAATCAGCCAAACGCGAACTGATGAAACAAACTTCAGTTCCCAACAAAGTGAACTAATGAAAAATATACCATATTCATAAACAAATGCTTTTATTTATGTGTCAAATATTACAGCAATTAACTGACCAACCCTGCCACCTGTCATGTATGAAACTTTTGCAAGTGAGAATACTATAGTGGGCACCAACAAAACCAAAATGCACATAACCTGAAATAGAAGCCTAAGAGCACATGTACTGAAATATAGTTTTGTTGTATCAGTACATTTTGTGTGTTAATGTAGGAGAGGAGTGTAGTATTTTGACTGACTAAAGAAGTAACAAAAATCACTCTGTTTCGTAATATTTGATAGAAACACATTGTTAAAAATAACCTTTCTACCCAacttcagaactaccacacatgattaaaattgaaataagTGCCAACAGTCTCTGTGATTAGTATCTAGAAGACTGAAACAGTAATACAAGTATGTTACAATATTCCTTTTAACAAATGAAGCCACTGTATATGAGTAATGCTactatatatgtttattatggcATGGAAAACAGGAGGAGGGGGTCAAGCTAGAAACATACCGCCATTTTCACAATGGAAAGCATCTTTTAATATCATCATTGAGTGAAATGACTCAGCATCCTAGGTCATTGACTGGAAAAATGACTCAACACCCTAGGCCTTCACTTTAAGTTTCCTAATGAGGTTGGCACCACTAGCTGGATAAGGTTATTGCGAGTGAAATGACAAAACCACCtggaatttataaatatatcagAGTAAATTGGTGCTcagaaattacaaaaaaaaaaaaaaataatgatgatgatgaaacaGTGATACGTTACAGCACCTTAGCAACATCTTATAGGCCATCCCACTTACTAAATTAGTATTGGATTCGCAAGAAAATAGAGTCAACTAACAGACTAGAGCATGACCTCTAGGTGTAAGCACATGAGAATTCATGGCTTTCTATGAAAAAGATGTTTGTTTTCTTCCGATCCCAAGAATCACAGGTGCCTAGCTCGATTATGCTGACTCATTGGATTGTTTGTTTCAGCTTTCACCCCATTTATGAAGTTTTATAGCGACCCGGTTGCTCTATCATCTTTAAGTACTCATCTATATCAACATTAGTACCATATCTCTGCAATATTTCTTGCAATATAAAACCTACACTTTCTACAGGCTTCTTAACCCACTTCTTCTCAAATCCAAGCACTAGGGATCTATGAGTAACATTATTTGGAAGAATACTACACTGCACCATCCTACACACCAAGTTACATGCATCATCCATGTTCCCAATATTACAAAATCCATGAATGAGAATGTTGTACAGCCTTAGGTCTGGATTCAATCCAATTCCAAGCATCTTCTGAAATAAAGCATTGGCTTCTTCCATACGGTGTTGCCTGCAGTATCCACTGAGGATAGCACTGCAAGTCACAACATCAGGCTTCACTTGGTGCTCACTCATGTAGAACCACACCAGGAAGGCCTCTTCAAAGCTCCCCCTTTTTGAGAACCCGTCTATTAAATTGGTGAATGTTACAACATCTGGGGAAAAACCCCTCTGAATGAGCTCATCTAAAACACTTTTCGCCTCATTCACGTAACCTCTTATCACAAGACTATGAATGAGAGTGTTATAGGTTACAACATCAGGACATACATTAGAAGATTTCATCATATCCAAAAGCTCAAAAACCTTCTGTAACTGTCCCTTCTTTCCATATCCGTACACTAATGTATTATATACAACAACATCAGGTAGCAAACCATCTGTCACCAGTTTAGAAAACAAACATTCTGCCATTTCCATGGTTCCAAACTTGCAACAAGCATCAATTAGTATCGTGTATGTGGTAACTGATGGTTTGATTCCAACTTTAAACATTTTCCCAAGATATAGAAAGCCTTTCTGTATATCCCCTACTTTACAGTATCCTCCAATTATACTTGTGTAGCTAAAACAATCTGGCAACAAGCCAAACTCAGTCATCTCATGGAATATTCTAGAAGCTTTTACAATGTCACCATCCAAACATAACATAGATATAAAGCTATTGTACATGAAAATATTGTGTTGAAGCTTAAAAACCTTCAATATATTAATTGCTTCTTCCATATGTCCCAATTTACAGTAACCATCAATAACTGAGCTTAGTAACACTGAATCTGGAGAGATACCAAAATGAATCATCTTAAACAACAAGGAGGTGGCTAAATTAGGACGAGACATTTTGCAAAGTGTATCAATGATAATAGTATACAAAACAACATCAGGTTTCATCCCATATTTTCTCATTTGGCAAAGCAATTTCCAGCCGCTTTCAAGATCACCTTCCTTGCAATAATTATGAATGAATAAGCTAATTGTAGAAGCATTTAATCCCATTCCTCTACTCTGGATATCATCCAACCATTCCCATGCCAATTCCAACTGCTGAGATCCAATCAACCCCCGCAGTAACGCATGATAAACCCTATCTGACGGATAGATACTAAGGAGGTTCTTCATTTGACATGTTAACTTAAGAGCTTTATTTACCATGTTCTCTTTAATATAGCAATTAACAAGCATGCTACATACactctctaaaatatttctttcAGAATGGGTTTCATATAGGACTGCTAGCAACAAACTGGGTGATTCCTCATCCACATTCTCTCTCACAAGACGTAGCAGTAGATCCATTGTCCTATGCTTCATGTTCCCAGAAGTCAATACATGTATCATTCTACATACTGACCGTATAGTATGCTTTGATCCAATGAAGCTCTCTGACCACTTAAAAAAGTACAAAGCAAGATTGGCACTGGAACTCTCTTGAAACagataatcaatgatccttatGATATTGAACTCATTCAGTTTTATACTGTACCCATTTCGGGATGTCAAGTTCCATCCGCAATTCGTAAGTATTCTAAAGATATCCATCACCTCAGGAGCCTCTGCTTTTTTACTATTGAAATACAACACACCCTTTTCACAAACCTCAGCCGCATCTTTTCCACCAGAAAAAACCCCATATTCTTCTCTGGCTTTAAATGAACTGTGCTTAGCCTCCAGCAATTTGGAATCATCACAAGAAATGAAATCATCAGACAATAGGCATGAATCCTCCAAAACAGATGTGGAGGACAATGCAATATTCCTGAATGAATGGTATATGAATGGGCTCCTGAATACCAGCTTTGCTCCAGTTTTGCACTCATTCAAGATGGAAGATAAACTTTTCATGAACAATCGCAACACAGAAAAAGGTAGCTGCATAATATTGAGAGTTTCACATGGAAATAGGCATTAATTATTACTACAACAGaaaagtatattatatataaacattcTCAAAACTGATTAAAGAAACACCAAACAGTGAGTTTCACATGAAACGATATATTCTCAAAActctaattaaaaataaaaatgtcaatcatagaagGTACGAaaacatttcttgaattttccaTTCAAATCCAGGTCAGAGAGTAATAGCCGGAATTTCATTTTCACTCACAAGAATCTAAGGTTGGTGCTAcatttctaaaatttaaaaccaaatcatatataaaataaatgaaaaagaaagagaaactcACGGAGGTAGAGAAGTGGGGGAGTGGGAACTGGAGTGGCGGCAGAGAGAGAAGTTAGGGTTTGTGGATGAAAGTGAAAGCAGTGTGAGAGTGTGAGGTGGGTAAGATTTTGTAGCTGAAAAGGCTCGTAAGCCTTAGCTAGTTAGCTTTGTCGGGAAAACCAGTCAACTTGTTCATATGAGTTCCTATTGAAGTCGATTCTATTCTATGACTACCCATTACTACCAATAATGTCTTGGGTTTTCGCTTTTCAGTGTGATTTTATTTGCAATTGTTTAAGGAGCATTGTTACACTTTGGGTACTCCTTTTAGCATTTCTATTGTTTATGACAAAAATTGAAAgtgtaataataaaatagtaaataactaaatatttttatgaatatttgaataaattaatttttgtttactTTATTACAGCGTcacttttcaaaaataaaatgtagTAAAGTTAGTTTGGGTCGTTAGTGTGTGGTTCAAGATGGTAGATTGGGGAAATTCTCcgattttaattaattccatATTTTATGAATTTAACTCGATATAGGTATGCttaattttcattaaaaaaaaattcattatccaattttttttttaaaaaaaaactttgaactCTCTTTTGGAGCTTCGCCGCTAACAACATTATTAGGGTTTTCTTATTGTAAACTATATAATTAGCCTATAATTAGCCTATTCAAAAAAAgcctatttttattaattatactatatgaacaatattatttattaggggtgttcacaaagtatccgatccaatccaatccgcaaaatgcggatatccgcacttgtgcggattggattggattgaaaaatctaaaatccgcacttgtgcagattgaatgttgtttgacctcaaaaagtaaccgatctaatccaatccgcacttaattacatatatttttaaaaaattataatatgtaatatatattaattaaaaaaagacacaaacttttaatttcttaatcttttttagtaatatattgagttggtgcattttatttattttgtaataaaaaatacaagaaaaataattcttattcacatagatacatacacataaagtttaaatatatatatatattaattttagtaattagatacatgtatattttagtgtaaatctaaagataagtatatatatattgatatatatatatgtatattggtttaatttgtatataaatagagatggaaatagattattattgaagattaagaaacaatagtcttttttatattttttttttatgaaatattaaataatttattattaaaaaaataaccgatccaatccgcactattgcggattagattggatttaAACACTTATgcagatcggattggatccaaaatataaaatccgcacttagtgcggattggatgttgtttgaccaaaaaattaagtgcggattggatcggatgaacacccctattaTTTATCATCTAATGAATTGtgtaaaatttctatttttctcccaaaaacaaaaacaatcgATTCTTTTGGTATAAATCATTTTTCTTACTGAGAAAGGTTTAGGGGCGTGTGGACTGtggagataaaaaaaattaattttaaattttttagaaaaatatataaataaatatcaacttCCTAGTATATCTTCTTCTCTAAGGCGCCACTGCCAGCAAAATAAGCAGCGTTGGAGCTAATGTAATGTTATAAGAACTTGTTGGAGGACTGTTTTAGTACTAGGTGCTGATACCTCGTAGGCATATTGTCTGATACATATCAGACAATAccaaacatatataatataagtaCAATTACAATATCATATAAGGCAAAATAACAGACCCCATTAAATAGATTTCTAACATGGTCTTGACTAATCGAACAAGACTTTTCCTTTCTCTTTGACTTGAGTAGTAAAACAAGGAGTTTAGTGACAGGGTATATAAGGCAAAGACAAATGGGAAGGAAAGGAGTAACACAAATCCAGTGTATCCAGGAGCAAGGTTGATGCTTGTGCACTTACTCTGTTCATGTTCAAGTTCAGTAGCAGATAAGCTTTTATATACAGATACTTGAGATGAGATACAATTACTAGATAATAGCAGAAAAAGTTTCTCAACCATAATAATACACAATAACACCAGCGCTTTATTCAAGCTAACACTTTGAAACTACTCCATCTTCCTCAGGTTGTCTATGCTTGTATTTATTCTCTCTCTGTTGACACACAGCTCAATTAGAGAGTTGCCTCAGCTTCTTTTTCCACAATTTGACTTTTAAGGAACTCTAGCACTGAATCAAGCTGGTATCCAAACAAGTATTCGTATTAATTATCAGCATTGAAAACACTACCAAGATAAAATTCAGACAAGAAAGGAAGGAACTTTACCCGTTTCTGAAGACCAGTTTCTTCGGGTTTCAATTTCAACGGTTCCACCAATTGTATGGCTTCTTGAAATCCATTGATGGCAACATCCTCCTTCCCTAAACTCCTATCCACATCTGCAACTTTTGCAAGTGAAACAGCAAGGTCCAGAATCTGTAATTATGGGGAAGGGAGAGTGCAACAACACAATGCCAGAGTTAACAACAAACAAATCTTGGAAGTAAAAGAAGATGTTCGTGTACAATAGACTTGAACCCTCCCCCACCCGAACACACTCAAAACACTAACCAAACGAGATAGCCCCAAGTAGCATTCCGAGCTTAATATACTAGAGCATGGCCGTGTGGAAGAGGGGAAGAAAGAAAGTGACGTAGAACTTTAAAAAGATTTCACATTCACCCACCATCAAAAGACTTTGAGACAGATATGCATTTCACATAGATATATTATCCAAAAAGTTTTCTACTTAATTAGTTTTGCCGGACTTTCAGTAAATCTCTTTTTCAGAAAATAGAATTCCCGCCTACCCCTACAATATTTAGGAATGAAACTATAGCAATTTTTATGCATGTAGATACCCCAGGAGGGCCTCGAACCTCAGACTTTGTGGGAGTTAACCACATGCCTGATCATTTGAGCTATCCCTCTTGGGTGGACTTTCGGTAAATCTGCCAAATAGCTGGTCATTTCATGGCCATAATTTACGATGAGTTGTACATATCCGAACacaagattttttatttaaattttgcaaATCCAATGCCAATTTTCATCTATTAACAAACGACATATCATAAATTTCAGGCAGATAACCAAATTGACTCAAATGATGCTCAATGGTAATATTTATACACTGTAGTATACCAAActagaaaactgcaaaaatgatgaaagcttaatttttaacacaaaCCAAACAAAGTTAGTGATAAGTATGATAACATAAACTACAAGGCAGAAGAAACTGATTACCAGAGAAGGAACATTTGGATTGTCCTTTACAGCATCACGTCGAACATTTAAAGACCGAAAATAGTAAGTTCTTGTAGCTTCCAGATCTCCTTCATAATATTTAAGATCTCCAATTTTGTTGAGTGAAACAGAAAGTGTGTGTGTTATCTACAAAATAATGCAAAAATGAATTGCATTGATTAAGAAATTTGGATGAGATGTAAAATGTCAACTTCACATAATAAGGCTCTTATGAATTACCTCTAGATCATTTCTTGGTAGCTTAGATAGAAACTCAACACTCTCTTCAAAATAAGAGATGGCAGAAGTGGTGTCACCTGTTGCTCGACTGCAACAGAAATGATAAGTTAGGCCTGCACTAAAACAATCACTTAAGAATACAAGACTATAGTTAGGctcatttaatgaaaaatatggAAGTATAAACCCACCTCCCCCCTCCTttccttcctctctctctctctctctctttttttttttttggggggggttAGGGTGGGGAATTTATCATACGTAACTTCAACTTCAAGATCAATCTAAGTCTGCACAGCAATTAGATGCAAGTCTTCGGCTCCCTGAACCCAAATGAAATCTATTTTGAAAGAGGCTTAGACCTACGTGCCTTTTCCAGAACCTTCaaatgaaaaatacatatattgttTTGGGAGTATTTGAAACAATCATAAATTCAACAGCTACCTTAATATTCTCCAACCCCAAGAACTTCAATCAAAACCGACATTGTTTTAGGGTATTTCAAACTTTCATATGTTCAACGGTTACTGTCTTACTAGATTAATGATAATGAAATAAGTGCATTCATATCCTAAAAACTATTGGAAAGTACACTTTCAAATAGTGTGGCTGAAAAGTCTTATTATTACTCATCTTCGACTATTTAAAAGGCATAAATGAAAGCATCTCAAGGAGGCCCTTAAGCACAACTCAAACTATAGGTTGAAGATCACAGATGGAGAATCTCAAGCTAAAAGTGATTGAGACAACCAATGCACCTGGTTCTACAGAGGTAACTCTAATGCTTGCAGCTTAATGAATTCCCAAAAAACTAAATGCTTGAGACATAACATCTTAACTAGAAGTGTTCTTCACTATCTCACTATACCTGgatacaataaataattctcACTCTTCATCTCAACACCAGTAGCAATAAGCTAAAATTTCAAGCTTTGACATCAGCCAACAAAAGCGGTACTGGTACAAATGAGTATAGAAGATCACAGTAAGAGAGAGGACATACCAGCAGTCACCAAGCATACCCAGAACCGCTCCAAGCTGAGAACACAACTCGGAGGTGTTACCCATTTTTTCTAACTGATCTCTAATGTCTTCAGCACAAAGACTGAGCCTGGACTTGGCACTCTCCATATTTTGGGCCCGAAATGCCTGCAAGTGAAATGTAGAAGCCAGCTATtaataaaccaaaaaatgcaacaTAAACTAGCCAATACCGAATTCACTAAAAGGAATGTGAATAACGTTAAATAGACCAGCAGAAAAGCAAGAAAGACTGACCCTCATGGCATGTTGAAACAAAAAGGCACCTCTCTCCAAAGACACATCCTCATAAATCACTGTCTTGT is a window from the Cannabis sativa cultivar Pink pepper isolate KNU-18-1 chromosome 1, ASM2916894v1, whole genome shotgun sequence genome containing:
- the LOC115705935 gene encoding pentatricopeptide repeat-containing protein At2g19280, which gives rise to MKSLSSILNECKTGAKLVFRSPFIYHSFRNIALSSTSVLEDSCLLSDDFISCDDSKLLEAKHSSFKAREEYGVFSGGKDAAEVCEKGVLYFNSKKAEAPEVMDIFRILTNCGWNLTSRNGYSIKLNEFNIIRIIDYLFQESSSANLALYFFKWSESFIGSKHTIRSVCRMIHVLTSGNMKHRTMDLLLRLVRENVDEESPSLLLAVLYETHSERNILESVCSMLVNCYIKENMVNKALKLTCQMKNLLSIYPSDRVYHALLRGLIGSQQLELAWEWLDDIQSRGMGLNASTISLFIHNYCKEGDLESGWKLLCQMRKYGMKPDVVLYTIIIDTLCKMSRPNLATSLLFKMIHFGISPDSVLLSSVIDGYCKLGHMEEAINILKVFKLQHNIFMYNSFISMLCLDGDIVKASRIFHEMTEFGLLPDCFSYTSIIGGYCKVGDIQKGFLYLGKMFKVGIKPSVTTYTILIDACCKFGTMEMAECLFSKLVTDGLLPDVVVYNTLVYGYGKKGQLQKVFELLDMMKSSNVCPDVVTYNTLIHSLVIRGYVNEAKSVLDELIQRGFSPDVVTFTNLIDGFSKRGSFEEAFLVWFYMSEHQVKPDVVTCSAILSGYCRQHRMEEANALFQKMLGIGLNPDLRLYNILIHGFCNIGNMDDACNLVCRMVQCSILPNNVTHRSLVLGFEKKWVKKPVESVGFILQEILQRYGTNVDIDEYLKMIEQPGRYKTS
- the LOC115705945 gene encoding protein NCA1 — translated: MTTPVCPFVKASRPDETSLKKCPFGFDSSSTTTAAATNDKNNKPSQPHKKQQSPSPSPAVIEAKCPFGYDSQKLKIGPLSCVICQALIFQCSRCVPCSHAFCKGCISKFNDCPLCGADIEKIEDDEKIQSLVDRFIEGHARIKRTQEIDSNNTENNKEEGVAESPKNKTVIYEDVSLERGAFLFQHAMRAFRAQNMESAKSRLSLCAEDIRDQLEKMGNTSELCSQLGAVLGMLGDCCRATGDTTSAISYFEESVEFLSKLPRNDLEITHTLSVSLNKIGDLKYYEGDLEATRTYYFRSLNVRRDAVKDNPNVPSLILDLAVSLAKVADVDRSLGKEDVAINGFQEAIQLVEPLKLKPEETGLQKRLDSVLEFLKSQIVEKEAEATL